The Muricauda sp. SCSIO 65647 genome includes a region encoding these proteins:
- a CDS encoding family 16 glycosylhydrolase, with protein sequence MKKAIKPMVFVTIMLMFLVACKSTEKLIGLKPAPLADTKNWKYEPTISDEFNGSQFDTIKWYDTNPTWIGRAPSLFRPSNVALKDGWLVLTGKRENVPNAPEGYHTFTSAAVQSKRKVLYGYFEIKCKPMNSALSSAFWLYTPDSVKQEEIDIFEICGRNDTDSSYEHTYFATTHYIVKPEKLKISDHVAHKTTYKLADTTIVAGLKWTREEIVWYLNGKEIRKRKNDFWHSPETINFDSEAFPTWWGLPSDEDNGGTFEIDYFRYWSQINESDKSYIN encoded by the coding sequence ATGAAGAAGGCAATCAAACCCATGGTCTTTGTAACCATAATGCTCATGTTTTTAGTGGCCTGCAAAAGTACAGAGAAATTGATAGGGCTTAAACCTGCTCCCCTGGCAGATACCAAGAACTGGAAATATGAACCAACGATAAGTGATGAGTTCAATGGTTCTCAATTTGATACCATCAAATGGTACGATACCAACCCCACTTGGATAGGCCGTGCACCCTCACTTTTTAGGCCATCAAATGTAGCCCTAAAAGACGGTTGGCTGGTATTGACAGGAAAACGGGAAAATGTGCCCAATGCCCCTGAAGGCTACCATACCTTCACTTCGGCCGCAGTGCAAAGCAAGCGTAAGGTACTTTATGGTTACTTTGAAATCAAATGTAAACCCATGAACTCTGCCCTCTCCAGTGCATTCTGGCTGTACACTCCAGATTCGGTCAAACAAGAAGAAATAGACATCTTTGAAATATGTGGTCGCAATGATACCGACAGCAGTTATGAACACACCTATTTTGCCACTACCCATTATATTGTTAAACCGGAAAAATTAAAAATCAGTGACCATGTAGCCCACAAAACAACATATAAACTGGCCGATACCACCATTGTAGCCGGATTAAAATGGACAAGGGAAGAAATTGTCTGGTACTTGAACGGCAAAGAAATAAGAAAACGCAAAAATGACTTCTGGCACAGCCCTGAAACCATCAATTTCGACAGTGAAGCCTTCCCCACATGGTGGGGGCTGCCCTCTGATGAAGACAACGGGGGCACATTTGAAATAGACTACTTCAGGTATTGGTCACAAATCAATGAAAGCGATAAAAGTTACATAAATTGA
- a CDS encoding peptidoglycan DD-metalloendopeptidase family protein produces the protein MPSNDSLFHDISHAEAPILPLDWAIPFKAYCSLDLSIENKELNGIVISDPLACQRYIDSVLEKNGAQVAYGGYLEKRALYADSDRFSEGGARNIHLGVDFWCKAGTNVIAPLNATVHSFKNNSDKGNYGPTIILEHKSPVGAMFYTLYGHLSVQSLDGLYRGKPVKRGDVLAGLGTPDINVNYAPHLHFQLIVDLQGYNGDYPGVCSQEHVEFYRNNCPDPNLLLGFPE, from the coding sequence ATGCCATCGAATGATTCACTTTTTCATGATATTTCCCACGCGGAAGCACCTATTTTGCCTTTAGATTGGGCCATTCCCTTTAAAGCGTATTGTTCATTGGACCTGTCCATAGAAAACAAGGAATTGAACGGTATTGTTATTTCTGACCCGTTAGCTTGTCAACGCTATATCGATTCTGTCTTAGAAAAGAATGGGGCACAGGTAGCGTATGGCGGATATCTCGAAAAACGTGCTCTGTATGCTGATTCAGATAGATTTTCGGAAGGTGGCGCGCGAAATATCCATTTAGGTGTTGATTTTTGGTGCAAAGCGGGTACCAATGTCATTGCCCCGTTGAATGCTACCGTTCATAGTTTCAAAAACAATTCAGACAAGGGAAACTACGGCCCTACGATAATACTGGAGCACAAATCGCCCGTTGGTGCGATGTTTTACACCCTTTATGGACATCTTTCAGTGCAATCCCTTGATGGGCTTTATCGAGGCAAGCCCGTAAAGAGAGGTGATGTCTTGGCCGGTTTGGGCACGCCCGATATCAATGTCAATTACGCCCCACACCTTCATTTTCAGCTGATTGTAGACTTACAAGGATATAATGGGGATTACCCCGGGGTTTGTAGTCAAGAACACGTGGAATTTTATCGGAATAACTGTCCGGATCCCAATTTGTTGTTGGGGTTTCCTGAATAA
- a CDS encoding amidohydrolase family protein — translation MKTMRLKNFLLFISVVSLASVGLAQEQLSEGPFDQLIIRGVTLINGNGAPPRGPVDVVVENNKIVKVQVVGYPGVAIDPSKRPRLKEGGKELDCSGMYLLPGFVDMHGHIGGVAQGADYDYVFKLWMGHGITTVREPSGRGIDWTLDLKRKSKKNEIIAPRIFAYTGFGQNTKDFNPLNDIPISTPEQARKWVRANAERGADGIKFFGAPPEIMAAALDENKKLGLRSACHHAQLDVARWNVLHSARAGLTSMEHWYGLPEALFEDRTVQDYPLDYNYQNEQHRFEEAGKLWKQAAKPYSEHWNKVMNELIALDFTLDPTLNIYEASRDLHRARRAEWHEEYTLPSLWEFYQPSKISHGSYWHDWGTEQEVAWRENYKLWMTFVNEYKNRGGRVTTGSDSGFIFQLYGFAYIREMELLREAGFHPLEVIRSATLNGAEALGVANKIGTIAVGKLADFVVVEENPLKNLKVLYGTGAIKLTDNNEVVRVGGVKYTIKDGIVYDAKGLLQDVKKQVTRQKQKTGYQIKQPGKKE, via the coding sequence ATGAAAACCATGCGATTAAAGAACTTTCTTCTTTTCATTTCAGTGGTATCATTAGCTTCTGTCGGGCTCGCGCAAGAACAGCTAAGCGAAGGGCCATTTGATCAATTGATCATTCGTGGTGTAACACTCATCAACGGTAACGGGGCGCCACCTCGGGGTCCGGTCGATGTGGTGGTCGAGAACAACAAAATTGTAAAAGTGCAGGTAGTTGGCTATCCAGGGGTGGCAATTGACCCATCTAAAAGGCCGCGATTAAAAGAAGGCGGCAAAGAATTGGATTGTTCTGGTATGTATCTACTACCGGGCTTTGTCGATATGCATGGCCATATCGGGGGTGTGGCCCAGGGTGCGGACTACGATTATGTCTTTAAACTCTGGATGGGCCATGGTATCACCACTGTTCGAGAACCTAGTGGTAGAGGTATCGATTGGACATTAGATCTTAAACGAAAAAGCAAAAAGAATGAGATAATCGCCCCACGAATCTTTGCTTACACAGGTTTCGGCCAAAATACAAAAGATTTTAATCCGCTGAACGATATCCCTATCAGTACACCAGAGCAGGCTAGAAAATGGGTGCGTGCCAATGCAGAGAGGGGTGCTGATGGAATCAAGTTCTTCGGAGCACCGCCAGAGATTATGGCCGCTGCACTTGATGAGAACAAAAAACTGGGGCTCCGTTCTGCCTGCCACCATGCCCAGTTAGATGTTGCACGGTGGAACGTGCTGCACTCTGCACGGGCCGGACTCACCTCAATGGAACACTGGTATGGCCTACCGGAAGCACTTTTCGAGGATAGGACCGTTCAGGATTATCCATTGGATTACAATTACCAAAACGAACAGCATCGCTTTGAGGAAGCGGGAAAACTGTGGAAACAGGCTGCAAAACCCTATTCAGAACATTGGAACAAGGTCATGAATGAACTCATTGCCCTCGATTTTACGCTAGACCCGACCCTCAACATCTACGAAGCCAGTCGTGACCTGCATAGGGCCCGTAGGGCAGAATGGCACGAAGAATATACCTTGCCGTCATTATGGGAGTTCTATCAACCCAGTAAAATAAGCCATGGTTCGTACTGGCACGATTGGGGAACCGAACAAGAAGTTGCTTGGCGAGAAAACTATAAACTGTGGATGACCTTTGTGAACGAATACAAAAACCGTGGTGGCCGTGTGACCACGGGATCAGATTCTGGATTCATCTTTCAACTTTACGGTTTTGCGTACATCAGGGAAATGGAATTGTTGCGAGAAGCGGGCTTTCATCCCTTAGAGGTCATAAGGTCCGCTACCCTAAATGGGGCCGAAGCCTTGGGCGTCGCCAATAAAATAGGTACAATAGCCGTGGGTAAATTGGCCGATTTCGTAGTTGTGGAAGAAAATCCGTTGAAAAATCTAAAGGTTTTGTACGGTACCGGTGCCATCAAGTTGACCGACAACAATGAAGTGGTGCGCGTTGGCGGAGTGAAATACACCATCAAAGACGGTATCGTTTACGACGCAAAGGGGCTTCTGCAAGACGTAAAGAAACAGGTAACACGGCAAAAACAAAAAACGGGCTACCAAATAAAACAACCAGGCAAAAAAGAGTGA
- a CDS encoding sensor histidine kinase, translating into MKIPTKDKYRLEDKTQLVLKVNYFASLFALLFGLICSFLLNIQGVLPYTFLCFAVLNLLNTLFLKSHGNLTITYNVTSILAMVSAILITLFSGGIQSPFIYVLGIVVFAGYVTTRVYGKIYLAINLIMVGLIFLHDLSDFNIAVDTVPLESKDWFAFLSIILAVYLLGGVFGKNLLRAHHKLYRSKQEIEERIQEKETLLKEVHHRVKNNLQTVSSLLSLQSRAVEDKKISSIIKNSQNRVVSMAMVHEMLYKRDDYLSKIELRPYVQELCEYLIRSIKGNTNNITLNVDIPDYKLSIDTVIPLGLVINETVTNALKYGIVGDNPGELTILLKALDGGRYEMFLGDNGKGFPKNVGPKTTPSLGLKLIHNLARQLRGSVTRETEKKGTYYRLIFEEIVEDFNSLE; encoded by the coding sequence ATGAAGATTCCGACCAAAGACAAATACCGATTAGAAGATAAGACCCAATTGGTATTGAAGGTCAACTATTTCGCCTCTTTGTTTGCGTTGCTTTTTGGCCTTATCTGTTCATTTCTTTTGAACATTCAAGGGGTCTTACCTTACACCTTTTTGTGTTTTGCCGTTTTGAACCTACTCAACACGTTGTTTTTGAAAAGCCATGGCAATTTGACCATAACCTACAACGTGACCTCTATTTTGGCAATGGTATCGGCCATATTGATCACCCTTTTCAGCGGCGGCATACAGAGTCCGTTTATCTATGTATTGGGAATTGTGGTTTTTGCAGGGTATGTCACCACTCGCGTTTACGGAAAAATCTACCTTGCCATCAACCTCATCATGGTCGGCCTTATATTTCTTCACGATCTGAGCGATTTCAACATAGCTGTTGATACGGTTCCGTTAGAATCAAAAGATTGGTTTGCCTTTTTGAGCATTATTCTCGCCGTTTACCTCTTAGGGGGTGTATTCGGCAAAAACCTACTTCGGGCCCATCATAAACTCTATAGGTCAAAACAGGAAATTGAAGAGCGCATCCAAGAAAAGGAAACCTTGCTCAAAGAAGTCCACCATAGGGTAAAAAATAACCTTCAGACCGTTTCTAGTTTGCTCAGCTTGCAGTCAAGAGCTGTTGAAGACAAAAAAATAAGCAGTATTATCAAGAACAGTCAAAACCGTGTCGTTTCGATGGCGATGGTGCATGAGATGCTATATAAAAGAGACGATTACCTTTCCAAAATAGAGCTTCGTCCCTATGTACAAGAACTTTGCGAATATTTAATTAGGTCGATCAAGGGCAATACGAACAACATCACACTCAACGTTGACATTCCTGACTACAAATTGAGCATCGATACGGTCATTCCCTTGGGTCTTGTCATTAACGAAACCGTTACCAACGCCTTGAAATATGGCATAGTCGGAGACAACCCTGGAGAACTGACTATTTTGCTCAAAGCACTTGATGGGGGCCGTTACGAAATGTTCTTGGGTGACAATGGCAAAGGATTTCCCAAAAATGTGGGACCAAAAACCACACCATCACTGGGCCTCAAGCTTATACACAACCTGGCTCGTCAATTAAGAGGCTCGGTAACCCGCGAAACAGAAAAAAAGGGAACCTATTACCGCCTAATTTTTGAAGAAATTGTTGAAGACTTCAATTCACTTGAGTAA
- a CDS encoding M14 family zinc carboxypeptidase, producing the protein MIKKFLLAVMFITAQLPAQDYYFKKYQPFNPNVPSPEDFLGYEIGEHHTRHDLIVAYLTKLAEVSDRANIVHYGKTHEGRKLVILNVSDPDNLTNLASIKQKHLAFTDPGQNVSNYGEVPIFINLGYNVHGNEPSSSEAAMLMAYTLIASNHPEVLNYLRDAVVFIDPTINPDGRDRHTQWANMYQGNPLVADSQDAEHNEYWPRGRTNHYWFDLNRDWLLGIHPESRGKLTWYHEWYPNVVTDFHEMGTQSSYFFEPMKDNASLNPIMPRENYIDLNNLFGDYFAKALDSIGSFYFSKEVFDGTYPGYGSSYPDLQGALALLFEQASSRGHKQKTAFGEITFPFTIRNQYVTSMATVKAAVENKETMRKYQQDFFKSALGNAAKSRIKGYAFKDTYDQNRVKAFIDKLLLHKVDVYHSGEDYVVPTNQPQYRMVQTFFETYDKYRDSVYYDASAWSVANFYNMKYRPVTNLNLGDKITDLKSLIDITPAKKSDYAYVIDYDDYSAVATLQHLQSKGLVVSSSFKPFTAKTSEGNKKFNYGALVIPVSLQKKTEDEVFSVVKEAQKKFKVPIYTVDTGYNAKGIDLGSRYVRPITKPKAAMLIGDGVSSYEAGEVWHLLDTRVHMPITKIPMRYFNRVDLKKYNTLVMVSGRYSFNEDQLKKIKDWVSKGNTLITIGRASKWIVEKKLVKEKLIEEEKDSTKAVERKPYVDAPENLGKEEVGGVILKVDLDMTHPLAFGYRDKSIPVYKNNSVWLAPSRNEYATVAKYASDPHIDGFVTKKNMETFLKPAASLLVSKVGQGRVVLFADNPNFRGSWYGTNRLFLNALFLGDKIRVPE; encoded by the coding sequence ATGATTAAAAAATTCCTTTTAGCGGTGATGTTCATCACTGCCCAACTACCTGCACAAGATTATTATTTCAAAAAATACCAACCTTTCAATCCCAACGTTCCATCGCCAGAAGATTTCTTGGGCTATGAAATTGGTGAACACCACACACGGCACGACCTGATAGTCGCCTATCTGACAAAATTGGCAGAAGTCTCAGATCGTGCCAATATTGTGCACTATGGTAAAACACATGAGGGGCGAAAATTGGTCATATTGAACGTCAGCGACCCTGACAATCTGACAAATCTTGCTTCCATCAAGCAGAAACACCTTGCTTTTACCGATCCGGGCCAAAATGTCTCCAATTATGGCGAAGTGCCGATTTTCATCAATTTGGGCTACAATGTGCATGGCAATGAGCCATCAAGTTCAGAGGCGGCCATGCTCATGGCCTATACCTTAATAGCTTCGAACCACCCCGAGGTGCTGAACTATTTGCGGGATGCGGTCGTTTTTATCGACCCGACCATTAACCCTGATGGTCGTGACCGCCATACCCAGTGGGCCAATATGTACCAAGGCAATCCTTTGGTGGCCGATTCACAGGATGCCGAGCATAATGAATACTGGCCTCGTGGACGTACCAATCACTACTGGTTTGACCTTAATCGCGATTGGCTTTTGGGCATCCATCCTGAAAGTCGTGGTAAACTGACCTGGTATCATGAATGGTATCCGAATGTGGTGACCGATTTTCATGAAATGGGCACCCAAAGCAGCTATTTCTTCGAACCGATGAAAGATAACGCCTCGTTGAACCCAATCATGCCCAGAGAGAATTACATTGACTTGAACAATCTTTTTGGAGATTATTTCGCAAAAGCATTGGATAGTATCGGTTCTTTTTACTTCAGCAAAGAGGTTTTTGACGGCACCTATCCTGGTTATGGATCTTCTTATCCAGATTTACAGGGTGCACTCGCTCTGCTCTTCGAGCAGGCCAGCTCACGTGGCCACAAGCAAAAAACTGCTTTTGGCGAAATCACCTTTCCCTTTACCATCAGAAACCAATATGTCACCAGTATGGCCACGGTCAAAGCAGCGGTCGAAAACAAGGAAACAATGCGGAAATACCAACAAGACTTTTTTAAAAGTGCCCTGGGCAATGCTGCCAAAAGCAGAATTAAAGGTTATGCCTTTAAGGATACATACGACCAAAACCGGGTAAAGGCGTTCATTGACAAGTTGTTGTTGCACAAAGTAGATGTATATCATTCGGGCGAAGACTATGTAGTGCCCACCAACCAACCCCAGTACCGCATGGTGCAGACCTTTTTTGAAACGTATGACAAATACCGTGACAGTGTGTACTACGATGCTTCCGCTTGGTCCGTAGCGAACTTCTACAATATGAAATATCGGCCAGTGACCAATCTAAACCTAGGTGATAAAATCACAGACCTCAAAAGTTTGATAGACATCACACCGGCCAAAAAGAGTGATTATGCCTATGTAATTGATTATGATGACTATAGCGCAGTAGCCACCTTGCAGCATTTGCAATCGAAAGGCTTAGTGGTTTCTTCTTCGTTCAAGCCTTTCACGGCAAAGACTTCAGAAGGAAATAAAAAATTCAATTACGGGGCCCTAGTAATTCCGGTAAGTCTTCAGAAAAAGACAGAAGATGAGGTTTTTTCAGTGGTCAAAGAGGCCCAAAAGAAGTTTAAAGTACCTATTTATACCGTTGACACAGGTTATAATGCAAAAGGGATCGATCTGGGCAGCCGTTACGTTAGGCCCATAACCAAACCAAAAGCCGCCATGCTCATCGGTGACGGGGTAAGCTCATATGAGGCGGGCGAAGTCTGGCATTTGCTCGATACCCGGGTACATATGCCCATCACCAAAATACCGATGCGCTACTTCAATCGTGTCGATCTAAAAAAATATAACACTTTGGTCATGGTATCGGGCCGGTATTCTTTTAACGAAGACCAACTGAAAAAAATCAAGGACTGGGTCAGCAAGGGCAATACCCTGATCACCATCGGCAGGGCCTCGAAATGGATCGTTGAGAAAAAGCTGGTCAAAGAGAAATTGATTGAAGAGGAAAAAGACTCTACCAAGGCCGTAGAACGAAAACCTTATGTAGATGCCCCTGAAAACCTTGGTAAAGAGGAAGTTGGAGGTGTCATCCTGAAAGTAGATCTAGACATGACCCATCCCTTGGCCTTTGGCTATCGCGATAAATCCATACCGGTGTACAAAAACAATTCAGTGTGGCTGGCTCCCAGCAGAAATGAATATGCAACGGTAGCCAAATATGCAAGTGACCCCCATATCGATGGTTTTGTCACCAAAAAAAACATGGAAACTTTTCTAAAACCAGCAGCATCATTGCTTGTGAGCAAGGTGGGACAAGGCAGGGTCGTACTATTTGCCGACAACCCCAATTTTAGGGGTTCATGGTACGGTACCAATCGGTTATTCTTGAATGCACTCTTTTTAGGTGACAAAATCAGGGTTCCAGAATAA
- the msrA gene encoding peptide-methionine (S)-S-oxide reductase MsrA, with amino-acid sequence MIRSILLVFTLLMSFSCQPKKSETQSETAVNQKVQKVQLSQEQLQEYQTAYFASGCFWCVEAIFESVKGVKEVVSGYSGGTEANPTYEEVAYGRTTHAEAVEVYYDPKMISFQQLVQVFFGSHDPTSLNRQGPDRGTQYRSIAFYKNGKEKKIIEDYIALLRQENAYDRPIVTEVTKFDRFWKAEEYHQDYERKNPNNSYIRAVSIPRLNRFKKNFGSFLKEETH; translated from the coding sequence ATGATACGAAGCATTCTATTGGTTTTTACCCTTTTGATGTCTTTCAGTTGCCAACCCAAAAAATCTGAAACCCAATCAGAAACGGCCGTAAACCAAAAGGTTCAGAAAGTACAACTTTCACAAGAGCAATTACAAGAATATCAGACCGCTTACTTTGCCAGTGGTTGTTTTTGGTGCGTTGAGGCCATTTTTGAGAGTGTAAAGGGTGTCAAAGAAGTAGTTTCAGGGTATTCAGGGGGCACAGAAGCTAATCCCACTTATGAAGAAGTGGCCTATGGTAGAACCACACATGCCGAGGCCGTTGAAGTCTATTACGATCCGAAAATGATTTCGTTTCAGCAATTGGTGCAGGTATTTTTCGGTTCACACGACCCTACCTCGCTGAATAGGCAAGGACCAGACCGTGGAACACAGTACCGATCCATCGCTTTTTATAAAAATGGGAAGGAAAAGAAAATCATTGAAGACTATATTGCCCTATTGCGACAAGAAAATGCCTATGACCGACCCATTGTCACCGAAGTGACAAAATTCGATAGATTCTGGAAAGCGGAGGAGTATCATCAAGACTACGAGCGAAAAAATCCGAATAACTCCTATATTCGGGCGGTTTCGATTCCAAGGTTGAATCGTTTCAAGAAGAATTTCGGGTCTTTTTTAAAGGAAGAAACACATTAG
- a CDS encoding metal-dependent hydrolase translates to MKIKYLGHASFHIEIDGIHLIVDPFISANELAKDVNIDSLKADYILITHGHQDHVLDVEAIAKNNPDTTLVSNYEIIEWFGQKGLSGHPLNHGGKVSFDFGTVKYVNAVHSSVLPDGAYGGNPGGFIVTAGSKCIYIAGDTAVTMDMKLIPEMGHQLDLAIFPVGDNFTMGYEDAALASDFVKCDKVMGCHYDTFPPIEIDKVKAKAYFASKGKELLLLDIGDSILI, encoded by the coding sequence ATGAAAATCAAATATTTAGGACATGCGTCCTTTCATATTGAAATAGATGGCATACACTTGATCGTCGACCCCTTCATCAGTGCCAATGAACTGGCGAAAGATGTGAACATAGACTCATTGAAGGCTGATTATATTTTGATTACCCATGGGCACCAAGACCATGTACTTGACGTCGAAGCCATCGCAAAGAACAATCCCGATACCACTTTGGTCTCGAATTACGAAATCATTGAGTGGTTTGGTCAAAAGGGCCTGAGTGGTCATCCACTAAATCATGGGGGCAAGGTTTCTTTTGACTTTGGAACGGTCAAATATGTGAATGCCGTACATTCAAGTGTACTCCCCGATGGCGCGTATGGAGGCAATCCGGGTGGGTTTATTGTTACTGCCGGAAGCAAATGTATATACATCGCCGGTGATACCGCAGTGACCATGGACATGAAGCTGATTCCTGAGATGGGCCATCAGCTCGATCTGGCCATATTTCCTGTCGGTGACAATTTCACGATGGGCTACGAAGATGCGGCCCTAGCTTCTGATTTTGTGAAATGTGATAAGGTCATGGGCTGCCATTACGACACCTTCCCCCCTATCGAAATTGATAAAGTAAAGGCGAAAGCCTACTTTGCCTCAAAGGGCAAAGAACTACTATTGCTCGATATAGGAGATTCTATATTGATATAG